Within Nosocomiicoccus ampullae, the genomic segment TTTGACGAATAATTATAATCAAGTATGAGACTTGTCTCATGCTTGATTTTTTAATGTAAACTCTATAGAATTAATCTGTATGATAAATTATTATATTTAAAATACAATTAATACCAACACGTGAATATCATGTATTAGGGAGGTGTTTTTTGTGGACATGAAAGACATTTTCTTAATCTTACTTGGTATTATTTTCGGTGTTGTTATCGGATATTTAATCGTCAATAGAATTTTGACTAATAAACAGCAACAAGCGAGATCATCAGCTGAACATATCATCGAAGAAGCAAACAAAACAGCGATGAATCTAAAGAAAGAAAAAATGCTTGAAGCTAAAGAGTATAACCAAAAGTTAAAAGAAGAATTTGACCGTGAACAAAGTGACACGCGTCAAAATCTCCAAGCTTTTGAATCTAGATTACTTTCTCGAGAAGAAAGTCTTGATAGAAAAAGTGAGTCTCTCGACAAGAAAGACGAACTATTAGATTTAAAAGAAGCGAAAATTGAAGACAAACAGCAATCGGTAGATGCCAAGGAAGAAAAGATTAATGAGATCATCAGTCAACAAAATGATGAATTAACTCGCATCTCCGGATTAACTCGAGCTGAAGCTAAAGACGAGATCTTTAGAGAGCTTGAAAAAGAACTGTCACACGATATGGCTGTAATGCTAAAAGAACGTAAAGAAGAAGCGGAATATGAAGCGGACAAAAAAGCAAAAGAATTACTTGCAACAACTGTCCAAAGATACGCAGCAGAATACACGAGTGAATCTACAGTATCTGTTGTAAATTTACCAAACGATGAAATGAAAGGTCGAATTATCGGACGTGAAGGACGTAACATCCGTACAATTGAAACGTTAACAGGTGTCGATCTAATTATCGATGACACGCCTGAAGCGGTTATCCTTTCAGGATTCGATCCAATACGTCGAACAATTGCTAAAAACGCACTCGAAGACCTCGTTCTAGACGGTAGAATTCACCCAGGACGAATCGAAGAAATGGTCGATAAAGCAAGACGTAATATGGAAAGTGTGATTCGAGACGCTGGAGAACAAGCAGCGTTTGAATTAGATATCCATAATTTACATCCTGAACTTATTAAACATCTCGGTAAGATGAAGTTCCGTTTAAGTTACGGTCAAAATGTATTAAAGCACTCAGTAGAGGTTGGATTTTTAGCAGGAATGCTTGCAGCTGAACTCGGTGAAGATGTAAGTCTCGCAAGACGCGCAGGTCTACTTCATGATATCGGTAAATCAATCGACCACGAAGTAGAAGGTTCTCACGTTGAAATTGGAGTAGATTTAGCAAAACGTTATAAAGAAAATGAAACAGTTATAAACGCAATTGCTTCACACCATGGTGACGTTGAACCAACGAGTATTATCTCGATTATCGTCGCAGCAGCAGATGCTTTAAGTGCTGCAAGACCAGGCGCACGACGTGAAACGCTTGAAAACTATGTGAAGCGACTTGAAAACTTAGAAAAAATAGCAGAAGGCTATGAAGGTGTAGATAAGTCATTTGCAATCCAAGCTGGACGAGAAATTAGAATCATGGTAAGTCCAGAAGATGTAGATGATATAGAAGCATATCGCCTCGCTAGAGATATCAAATCACAAATCGAAGATGAACTGCAGTATCCTGGACATATTAAAGTGACAGTTGTCCGTGAGATGAGGGCTGTAGAATATGCCAAATAAAGATTGGAACATTCGTTTCCAATCTTTTTTTATGAAAGGAATATTAAATTGAGAATCTTATTTATTGGAGATATCGTCGGTAAAATTGGGCGTAGAATGGTAAAAGAAAATTTACCAAATTTAAAACGAGAATACAATATTCAGTACACGATCGCAAACGGTGAAAATTCAGCACATGGAAAAGGAATTACAGAATCTATATATCGTGAATTGATGTCTTATGGTGTCGACTTTATAACGCTCGGAAACCATGCGTTTCATAAAGAAGAAGTGTTTAATTTATTTGAACAAAATAAGAAAATTATTCGTCCAATGAACTATCCAAAAGTAGTGTCAGGTGATGGATATAAAAAAGTAAACATTAACAATAAAGAATTAATGATCGTTAACTTACAAGGTCGAAGTTTTATGGAACCAATTGATAATCCATTCATGATTATCGATGAGTTATTAGAAAAAGAGACCGCTGATGAAATATTTGTCGATTTCCATTGTGAAACGACATCTGAAGCAATTGCGATGGGTCATTATTTAGACGGCAGAGTATCTGCAGTGGTTGGTACGCATACGCACGTTCAAACAAACGACGGAGTTGTTTTAGAAAACGGGACAAAATACATAACAGATGTTGGAATGACAGGATTTAAAGATGGCATTTTAGGTATTGAAAAAGAAGCAGTCATTTCTAGATTCTTAAACCAACTACCTGCAAGGCATAAAGTGCCAGATAAAGGTAAAGGTATTTTATCTGCAGTTGTTATAGATACAGTAAAAGACACAATTGAACCGATATTAATACGTGAATAATCGGACATAAGTATGATTTTAATATAATAAAACAGTGTAAAACTGAATTAGATAGTTAAATTTGATATGATTTAATTGTCAGAGGAGGCACGAAAATGATCAGTCAATTATCATGGAAAGTCGGTGGACAACAAGGTGAGGGAATAGAATCGACAGGTGAAATTTTCTCAACTACTCTAAATCGAATGGGGTACTACCTATATAGTTACCGCCACTTTTCATCAAGAATAAAAGGCGGGCATACGAACAATAACATTCGTATTTCTACTAAAGAAGTCCGCTCAATTAGTGACCATACAAATATATTAGTGGCTTTTGACCAAGAAACAATTGATATTAACGCCGCTGAACTTGTAGATAACGGTGTGATTTTAGCAGATGAGAAATTTAACCCAGAAGTGGATGAGAGTTTAAATGTACAACTTATCTCAGTACCATTTACTGAAATCGCAAACGAACATGGCAGTAAATTAATGAAGAACATGGTCGCAGTCGGCGCAAGTGCTGGACTTATGCATCTTGATATCGACAAATTTAAAGATATGATCTACACGATGTTTGCACGTAAAGGTGAAGAAATTGTAAACAATAACATCGATGCGTTAAAAGATGGATTTAACTATATTCAGGAACGCTTAAACGCTATAGAAGGCGATTTCGAGTTAGAAAAAGTAAACGAAAGAGAGTCGCTGTACTTAATTGGTAATGACGCAATTGGATTTGGAGCACTAAACGCAGGTGTTCGTTTTATGGCTGCATACCCAATCACTCCAGCAAGTGACATTATGGAATATATGATTGAACACTTACCAAAAGTTGATGGTACAGTGATTCAAACTGAAGATGAAATTTCAGCAGTGACGATGGCAATCGGATCGAACTACGCGGGTGCAAGAAGCTTTACATCAAGTTCAGGTCCAGGTCTATCACTGATGATGGAATCGATTGGTTTATCTGGTATGACAGAGACACCACTTGTAATCGTAGATACGATGCGCGGTGGGCCATCAACAGGACTTCCAACAAAACAAGAGCAATCTGACTTAATGCAAATGATTTACGGAACACATGGTGAAGTTCCAAAAATCATCTTAGCACCAGCAGATGTAGAAGATGCGTTTTACCTCACAACAGAAGCATTTAACTTAGCGGATAAATACCAAGTTCCGGTAATTTTACTTTCAGATTTACAAATGTCTCTTGGTAAACAATCTGCAAATCCATTTGATTTATCAAAAGTTGAAATCGATAGAGGTCAAATCATTACTGAAGATATTGAAAATGACGGTGCTTACTTTGAGAGATTTAAACCGACTGAAAGTGGAATTTCAGACCGTCCGCTTCCAGGAGTAAAAGGTGGGATTCACCACGTCACAGGTGTTGAACATAATCCGAACGGTACTCCAAACGAAAGTGCCGTGAACCGTAAAGAACAAATGGATAAGCGTATGCGTAAAGTGAAAGAGTTATCAATCGACACACCATTTAAAGTGAACGGTGAAGAAGAATCAGACTTACTCGTCATTAGTTTCTTAAGTGGTAACGGTGCGGTCGATGAAGCGGTTGAAAGAGTTGGAGACAATATTACAACGATTCATATGCGTCAACTCTTCCCAGTACCTATTGAAGCACTACGCCCATATTTAGACGGTGCTAAAAAAGTACTTGTCGTTGAACAAAACTATACAGGTCAATTATTTAACGTATTAAAAATGAATTACCATGATCACAACAAGATGGAATCATTCGGTAAATATGACGGCACTCCATTAAAACCGATGGAGATTGAAAGACATATTAAACAATTTATGTAATTAAAGGATGAATAGTAGTGGCAAAATTTAAAGATTTTAGAAATGATGTAAAGCCAAACTGGTGTCCTGGATGTGGTCACTTTAGTATACAATCTGCCATTCAACGTGCCTCAGCAAACGTTGGATTAGAGCCTGAAGACTTAGCACTCGTTAGTGGAATCGGATGTAGTGGACGCGTGTCTGGTTACATTCGTTCATATGGATTCCATGCAACGCACGGACGAAGTCTTCCAATCGCTCAAGGAATTAAAATGGCAAATAAAGACCTCGAAGTTATTGCAACAGGTGGAGACGGAGATGGTTTTGCGATTGGTGTTGGACACACAGTACACTCGATTAAACGTAATATCGATATGACTTACATTGTTATGGACAACCAAGTATATGGACTTACAAAAGGCCAAACATCACCATCAAGTGCGAAAGGATTTGTAACGAACACAACGCCAAAAGGTTCAATTGAAAGTCCAATCGTTCCTGTATCAACAGCAATGGCGTCAGGTGCAACATTCGTTGCTCAAAGTGTCTCTTCAGACATTAAAGGCTTAACAGCAATTATCGAAGCTGCAATTAAGCATGACGGCTTCGCATTTGTAAACGTCTATAGTCCATGTGTCACATATAACAAAGTAAACACATATGACTGGTTTAAAGAACACGTCACAGACATCTCAGAAATCGAAGATTATGATCACGAA encodes:
- a CDS encoding TIGR00282 family metallophosphoesterase, translated to MRILFIGDIVGKIGRRMVKENLPNLKREYNIQYTIANGENSAHGKGITESIYRELMSYGVDFITLGNHAFHKEEVFNLFEQNKKIIRPMNYPKVVSGDGYKKVNINNKELMIVNLQGRSFMEPIDNPFMIIDELLEKETADEIFVDFHCETTSEAIAMGHYLDGRVSAVVGTHTHVQTNDGVVLENGTKYITDVGMTGFKDGILGIEKEAVISRFLNQLPARHKVPDKGKGILSAVVIDTVKDTIEPILIRE
- the rny gene encoding ribonuclease Y, translated to MDMKDIFLILLGIIFGVVIGYLIVNRILTNKQQQARSSAEHIIEEANKTAMNLKKEKMLEAKEYNQKLKEEFDREQSDTRQNLQAFESRLLSREESLDRKSESLDKKDELLDLKEAKIEDKQQSVDAKEEKINEIISQQNDELTRISGLTRAEAKDEIFRELEKELSHDMAVMLKERKEEAEYEADKKAKELLATTVQRYAAEYTSESTVSVVNLPNDEMKGRIIGREGRNIRTIETLTGVDLIIDDTPEAVILSGFDPIRRTIAKNALEDLVLDGRIHPGRIEEMVDKARRNMESVIRDAGEQAAFELDIHNLHPELIKHLGKMKFRLSYGQNVLKHSVEVGFLAGMLAAELGEDVSLARRAGLLHDIGKSIDHEVEGSHVEIGVDLAKRYKENETVINAIASHHGDVEPTSIISIIVAAADALSAARPGARRETLENYVKRLENLEKIAEGYEGVDKSFAIQAGREIRIMVSPEDVDDIEAYRLARDIKSQIEDELQYPGHIKVTVVREMRAVEYAK
- a CDS encoding 2-oxoacid:ferredoxin oxidoreductase subunit beta, with product MAKFKDFRNDVKPNWCPGCGHFSIQSAIQRASANVGLEPEDLALVSGIGCSGRVSGYIRSYGFHATHGRSLPIAQGIKMANKDLEVIATGGDGDGFAIGVGHTVHSIKRNIDMTYIVMDNQVYGLTKGQTSPSSAKGFVTNTTPKGSIESPIVPVSTAMASGATFVAQSVSSDIKGLTAIIEAAIKHDGFAFVNVYSPCVTYNKVNTYDWFKEHVTDISEIEDYDHEDRNKVMNYINEYEGLLKGILYQDKNSKSYAKHIDGYLEEAVVNHDLKLKEEQFNELMNHFA
- a CDS encoding 2-oxoacid:acceptor oxidoreductase subunit alpha, yielding MISQLSWKVGGQQGEGIESTGEIFSTTLNRMGYYLYSYRHFSSRIKGGHTNNNIRISTKEVRSISDHTNILVAFDQETIDINAAELVDNGVILADEKFNPEVDESLNVQLISVPFTEIANEHGSKLMKNMVAVGASAGLMHLDIDKFKDMIYTMFARKGEEIVNNNIDALKDGFNYIQERLNAIEGDFELEKVNERESLYLIGNDAIGFGALNAGVRFMAAYPITPASDIMEYMIEHLPKVDGTVIQTEDEISAVTMAIGSNYAGARSFTSSSGPGLSLMMESIGLSGMTETPLVIVDTMRGGPSTGLPTKQEQSDLMQMIYGTHGEVPKIILAPADVEDAFYLTTEAFNLADKYQVPVILLSDLQMSLGKQSANPFDLSKVEIDRGQIITEDIENDGAYFERFKPTESGISDRPLPGVKGGIHHVTGVEHNPNGTPNESAVNRKEQMDKRMRKVKELSIDTPFKVNGEEESDLLVISFLSGNGAVDEAVERVGDNITTIHMRQLFPVPIEALRPYLDGAKKVLVVEQNYTGQLFNVLKMNYHDHNKMESFGKYDGTPLKPMEIERHIKQFM